DNA from Prunus persica cultivar Lovell chromosome G6, Prunus_persica_NCBIv2, whole genome shotgun sequence:
aaaaaaaaagaagtgctTTTTTAAAGGATCATATGTTATTTCATTGTAATGAAAGTCTGTGAGTAATTAGACATCTATTTACCAGTCTCTTTCGACTAAGATGGTGCCAGCAAGAGTGGAAAGAACTCCAACAGCTCCTGAGATGTTGGTTAATATTACAAGCAAGACGAATGCATTAAAACTTGTGAGCTTCAAATCTGAGTAGACTAGCAACGCCATTACGGTGCCTCCAGCAATCATAAAAGAGAGGTTCTGTGTTACCAACCAAAGCCAGAGAACCTGTGCATGTTATATAGAGTTGTAAGATCATGTAACATAATTTTACAATTCTTATCTATCTGTGTCTCTCTTTTCTTGTAAGTTTCATAAGTTAGTCTACCTTTACATATGGAAATCTATCCACCCAGTGTCCAATTAAGGGTCCGAAAAGCGCGGTAGAGGCTGATTCCACTGCACCATAGATAGCAGCAAAGAGTAGAGAATCTGGCCAAATGCTTATCATGTAAAGACCAACAGAGAATTCCCACATTCTGCAAAACAGGGAAAATTCAATGGAAATTaatactcaaaacaaaacaaggagCCTTTTTCTTGTCTTCCTTGTACAAAGTTACAGGCGAAATTGATCATAACAATTAgagtaatcaaattaaatgtCACATGGAGGAGGCACAATCACAAATAGAAGTCAAATTATAAGTGTCTTAAACAGATGATAGGTTGATCTATAGGGAACTTGTTACTCCCATGAGCACAATTTCTGCCTACAATGTAGAAatataagaagaagaatgtgATAATTTGACTTTGTTTCTGTAATTTAATTTgcttatttcttccttgaaaACATTTCTTGTGATAGCACTAATTAGCATGTTCAAAATCTTCAACTTGGTTTctgtaatttaatttactgATTTTCCTAGTAGTTGCTTAAGTTTGAAACAACTTTCAGCAGCAaagtatgaagaaaaaaaatattaatttcaatGTATATGTACACATCCTCTGACACAATGAAGACAGCCCAAATTCTAGTTGGGGAAAAACCTTAAACAGCACTAATAAACCACTAAAGTAAGTAGTGAGAGATGAGAAAAGCAGTGAACCTGGTACCCCATCTGGCCAAAAAGTGTCCTACGTATAAATATCTGATAAGATGAGAAGGAAGAGGATCATATTGAGAATTATAAGGCTCTTCTTGCACTTGGGCTTGAAGGGGCTCTCTCAGTTCCTGCTTCATTTCAGCTTCTCACCCTTATTGTAGCTTGTTTGAACAACAATGGCAGAACTctgatttcagtttttatggTGGTCCAGAAATGAAGACGATTTCACAGGTGATGGTGATGCATCATGCATTATGATGCCATCACATCATACCATAATTGCTCTCAAAATTTGAGATaattatgatgatgatgatgtagtAATTGGATCAGCATCtagaaaaaatcaaataccaAACGTGCATATATACAAAACAGTGTGAATATTTGTTGTTACGTGGTGCAAAACTAAAGGACTCTAGTTACTGATACAACAAAGATACTAATTAGTCACTTCGCTGTAAATCTCCAGTTGGTTTTGATCTGTTCAGAAGGAATATAAAATTGGGTGTCTATCCAGTGCGGCTCAGAAGCCCTATCTAAACCTGATATTATGCCACGTGACGCTACctaccttttttttccccacttTTCCACCAATTAAAAAATCCAATTAGTAGAAGGATGGTAATTGTAGACCACGTGGCAAAGTTCGCATTACAACAATCGTATcgttatttgaaaaataacgTATTCATTTGTCACAAAATGTGTAATATTGCgtaaaatttcaacttctcTATCATGGTGGAAAATGGAAACCCAAAATTGAACAATGTCGACCATAAATTGCACCGGTAAACATTGATTATATGATTGATTAGACAAGTTAAGCGCAATTAAGAGAATTCGAAACCGTCAAATGCGTGTCTACATGTACATCCAGAtgggaaacaaacaaaagagagtCCGAGTTGGTTTTTGGCTCCACCTTAAACAAACATTACACGAAAAGTCAGATCTTCGTGAGACCTATGtcttaataaaattgtatttacATCATGCCGATGCCTTGGCTCTTAAgtaatgtttattttcttcGCGAGGTTTTGGCACTGAAATTGGGTACTATATTCATGTGTTTAGTAAATGCACCCAACAATACACATGACCTTCTCCGGAAGTATCGAAAACGACTAAAAGAATCGTCAGTATATGCTTTGCAATGTTTATCCAAGTAGCTTAAGAAGTCAAAGATGCCAATACAAATGGACAAAGttcataattaatattaaaaaaaatgtttatatTAACTCAGCAGTTATTGAAGTGTATTGGATGCTAAACCATAAATATAGACTTTTCAAAGGCGTTTACCTAAtacttttgtaattttgtgaGTAATTAGAGTCACAAGGTGCTTtacaatgaataaataaacacaTCTTCCTGTTACTTAGCTGTGTCATGCTTGACAACCACAACAACtcccatattttattttggcaatAAGTAGCATGCTCAATATTTGTTTATCAAATGGTACCATGACGAGAGCCAGAATTCTATAACGAAGGTCTTATATATGGCCTTTAGGTAAGACCATATCCCCACTTACAGATCAGGTGCACTAAAATATATAGATGTTTTTCCTACACTAAATAGAATCCGCTGTAGCAAACTCACTAAAGGATATTAATTCATCCAGGTTCGACTTGGGGTGTTGGGTTCTCAAACAATAAAGTGAACTTTTTTTCAGTCCAAATGCAATAACCATCACATCGATCcttcaatttttcatgtattgaaaaaactatatatatatatatatatatttttaaatatttatatatatttatataaagaaaataagtttttttatatcaagatgtgattttttttttcctatcaaTAAAGGTGTGCTTATATACTATGTAACTTATAAtcctaagaaaaaaaaaacatcatatgAATCTTGCCAaagaattatataaaaaaataatttgacgGAGCACCAAACACAATATAACATAGTCAGACTATTTATCCAAAATAGCACCTAACGTcttataattttatagatAAACAGTCCTCTCCAAAACAGATTAATATTATCCGACATAAATTAATCAGTACAGTCCGACGCACCAAACAAACCCTTAATGTAAGTATGTGGTGGCAATTCTTCACAATAACTCGAAGGAACTTTGGGAGATGAAAGTGCAATTAACAAATACTTGTTTTACCATGAAAATAAAGGTTTAGGTACATTGATAggtccaaaaagaaaaagacgacAAGGAAACGGAAGAAAGTATAAAGGCTTGATAAAGGCACATCAATGACTGAGGTCGGGCACGTTTCCAAGCACATCCTGCCACGAGAAGCACTACATTAGATCAATTTATCTGAATAAGCTAAGTTGAAAAAAGAGAGCATTACTTCTTGCCATCCATTATTTGGCAAAGCATTACAGTTATGTCTTGAGTTGAAATGAAATTCATTTATCATTCTAGGCTTTTCTTGCCACTCATTGGCGGCCCAGCACACGCACCATAGGAATGGTTCCTATGCGGTTTCATGTACCCAGTCTCATGAGGATTATCAATGAACAGCCATAAGTGGAGGGGGGAAGAAGATTGACAGTGCTGAATCCATTTCAAGTTTTCTATGCAGATACAAACATGATGCTAAACTATCTATCAGTAAACAAGCTGAACCAAAGATTATTGCAAATCTTCTGTGGGACAgctaacacacacacacacacacacacacacaccagcATACAGAGCTTGAAAGTTCATTCTTACTACATAGTTTgaacttctctcttcttcagaATTCAATTTGAACAGATCAAATCGAACAATTTTTACCAGAGGCAAATAAATGAAAAGCCTAGACAACAAAAACTCATTATCAATATTAAGTCGACAATAAGGGATTTTGAAAGGGCACTGCTATTTCATCACTCATATTATGTCATCTGGCACTCCTCTGAGTGGTTGATGAGAAATTCCGGAAGATGGAGAAGTAGAAGGAAGTCAAGGGTAAATCATGAAGGATAAAGGGAAGGAAATACGTGATTCTCCCTCCTCTTGATGGCTAGAAGGGGAGGGAAGTATGGAGGAAGGAAAAACAAAGCTACGTCCAATAAAACAGCAGACATCAATCCTCCCCCTTTCCCTCCCCCTCTATCatatatgtttattatttcCACTCCCAAAAGACTCGAGAAAGAAGAGGCAAATTCTATGCTTGAAAATCTAGGGATAACAAACAATATTATGTATGTATCAACAGTAATAATGCAGAAAAACAACAATGAATAAAATATGGTGTGTcgatcaaaattaaaatactaaCTATCAAGTAAGATCAATTATACACACACTCATAAAATGGAGTTTTCCAAACAAACGAAGGCAAAGAAAGCATATAAAGTGCAGACCCAGTTAAAGGAAACAAATCCAGCATCTTCAGAGTTCATAggatttataaaaattttgaaatttttgacaTGCTGGATCACGTACTCATTGTTAGTTCTTTCTggatggtatattatttaacttGCCAGCAAAACAAGTATAAGAAGGCCAAGAATATACCAGCTCAAACTTTAATTGGACATGAAGGCGGACATGGTCCAGCTAAGAATCACCCTTCAATTCATCTGAATCTGAATCACTTGCATTATAACCTGCCACAGGTGCAGAAGACCAAACAGAGGCACATtcaataatgaaaatgatgaTTGAGACAATGTTAAATGCAAAGAGAGAAGTCAACCTGGCTGCTTATCACTGACTTTCCAAACTGAAGATCGCGTCCTTGACGCTCTTGTAATCCATATTCTTCCCTGCATTCACAAAGaccaaaaattatttgtagaAGTACAAATCACAATTCAATCACAACTAAAGCTTTAATTATGGGAGACAAGTCCAATTTGCAATCAATATTCTAAACGTTTGTAATACAACCATATACTTTTTGTAATCCATATTCTAAACATTCAAACTCCAATTTGTAATGCCTTTGGTGCTTACTTGGCCAACAAAAACTATATGGTCAAGGTGATACCAAACACAAGCTTGCAACTTTAGCATAACAAGATCAAAACAAAACGCTTACAACTCTGTCTAATCTGATTAGGATAAGAGCATGAAAGCAAGATCAGAAAACTAAAAGCTCATAACTTTAAGCCTAAACCCCAAACCCCACTGAGAAACCAACAAAAGCCgagaaattaaaacaaacccaataaAGCATACCATATGGGCATCTCTGGGAACTCCATAACCGTTGTAATACATCTGACCCACCAAGACCTGCATGTTAATATCGCCGGCTTTGGCCTCTTTAAGCGTGTCTTTGAACCACCGCTTTATGCAATCCGATACGACCTCCGATAGCGGCAGACGGTGGTTGGTCTCCTTCTTTGAGCTGCTCTCAGTCTCCATCTCCTTCAACCGCGGCCGCTTCGACTTTTGGCCTATTTCTGGGTTCGGCGATGCGGACCTCGTATGCTTTGGAGTTATGAGACTCtgcgacgtcgttttggcgaCTTGGTACAGGCTGGCCGTCGAGGGAAGCGACTTTCCGATATAAAAAttgcaaacaaagaaaacttgtaagttgtaactaACAAATATTGGAAAAGTTTAGggcttttgggtttttgaatttgcttaccttaaatttttttttttttttgatacaGTGAATACTGAATATTATCTGTATGGCATGTTATCTCTGTTTGGTTACTGAGAAAAACTGTTTTAAGAAAGTGGAGCGGAAATTGCAACGCAGCTTTCAGAAGACACAACCATTCGTGACTGCGCGAGCGTGTGTGTTAATCccgaagaggagagagaaaatgacaTCCGATTATATCGTTGCCTTGTCTTAGTAGACCGACGTCGTTTCTGGCTGACTTGGAGtggtctttgttttgttttcaaagaCTTTCCCCTTGGGTGATGTCTTTATTATATAGATGTGGTGGTTCTGGCGCTATTTGATTTTTGATCTTATCACCATCATTCATCACTCACTCATAAGAAAACGCTGTGCTAATAGCAGCGTTTCCATTGTCATGTGTGGGCCCTCAGCTGTCAACTTCCATGACGTGTGTGATGAGCTACGACATTGAATGTTTAGTCTTTCTGTAGTTTAGTTTTCTCATTAGCAACCCAAATATCGGATTTTGAGTTTGATTTAACCTCTGATTAATAGCAGACGCGGGTTAAATTAGGACGGCACTTCACACTGGTTAAGCATACAAGTAAACATGTTAATCATCTTCGAGATTATTGGCACCAAGGGGCTGGTATCaaaattgggttttttaaTCAAACTTCACCAATAATCTTTACATGAACAAGAACCATCAATGAAACAATGAAATCGGTTGTTATCCCGGATAATGATCTGTCTCTCTGTAATCTTTGAGATGAGCTTGATGGCCTCATGGCAATCACCGCATACACGAAGGTTCTTCACAACTCGAATTGTATCTTTAGGAGCAGTGCTTATGAGACCAAATGCAATGGCCAGCTTCTCACTGTGACAACCAAGGAAGtgctccttctcctcctcttctaTGTCAAACAACACAAAGTCTGTGGTTGGAACATAACCTGCTGCTTTCAATTCCTTAGCCAACTCGTCGAGCTTTGCGTATATCTTCTCTGACAATGCATGGGACTTGTCTCCGACAAGGAATTCTTGAACAACCCCATTTACTTCGATCCAACTACAACCGGGGATTTTCTTCATCCCTTGCTCATTCATTCTTGACCTAGTGTCTGCTGCCTCATCCCATTTATGGCTTGCAGAGTAAATATTTGACAGGAGAACATAGTGTGCTGAGTTCCATGGTTCTAGCTCAATGAGTTGTTTCAGTACGAGTTCAGCCAATTGGGTTTGCCGATGTAGCCTGCATCCACCCAACAACGCTCCCCAAACGACTGAATTAGCCTTCATCGGCATAGTTTTGATTAGGTTATAAGCTTCATCCAACAAGCCAGCACGACTAAGAAGATCCACCATGCATCCATAATGCTCAATTGTATGAGCCAAAGAAAAGACACTAGTCATGTTATTGAAATACCTACGACCCTCGTCAACGAGACCAGCATGAGAACACCCACAAAGCAACCCCATGAATGTGTTCCCATCAGGTCGAattccatttttctcaactTGTCCGAAGAGTCCAAACACAGTTTTGACATGTCCATTCATGGCAAGGCCAGACATTGCAGCATTCCAAACCACATGGTCTCTTTTTTTCATCCCTTTAAAGACTTCCCAAGCTTGAATCATGCACCCACATTTGGCATACATGTCAATCAGAGCTGTACCAAGAACAGGGttcacaaaaaattcatgtttATCCATCAAACTGCCAGCCCACTCCCCTAGTTCCAGGGCTCCTAATCTTGCACAAGCAGAAAGCACCCCAACCATGGCATAACAATCAGGTTTCAAATTTTCCTTCTGCATTTGAAAGAAGAGGTCTATGGCTTCTTTTGGAAGTCCATTTGATGCATATCCCTGAATCATACTACTCCAAGATACTATATccttctcaagcattccatCGAAGATACCCCGCGCCTTTTCCATCTGTCCACACTTGGCATACAAATCAACTAAGGAGGTGGCCACAAACACATTCTTTCCCATGCCAATCTCAGTTATGTATCTATCTATCCACTCCCCACTGCTTAAATCCCCTAACTTGCCGCACGCAGATAAAACCCGAACAAGGCTAAAACTATCAGGCCTCAAACCCATCTCCAGCAACCTGCGAAACGTATCAATAGCTTCTCTATATTGACCAGCTCCAATGTACCCACAAATGATGGCAGTCCAAGAAACCACATTCTTGTCGGGAATATCATCGAAAACCTTATGGGCATGTTCCAAATAGCCGCACTTAGCATACAAGCACAGCAAACTAGTTTTAACATAAACATCAAAATTGAACCCCGTTTTCACCACAAGGGTATGAATGTTCAAACCCAATGGAAAATCCGAACGCCTAGCACAAGctttcaaaacaaaagggaaGGTGAAGCTATTGGGCAAGATCCCCTCTGTTCGCATAGAAATAAAGAATTCGATAGCATCGTCGAAGCAATCGTCGGAAACCAGGCCACGAATCATGGTATTCCAAAGAAATATATTGGGTTGCGTAGTTTGGTCGAAGACGAGGCGAGAGTAGCTGGCGTGCCCAAAATCGAAGCCGGAGCGCAAGACCATGTTGAGAAGATAGTTGTCTTGGTCTAGGCCAAGGCGGAGAAGCCGAGCGTGGGCATGCTTGAGGTGCTTGAAGGAGTTGAAACCTTGAAGAAGGCATTGCTTGGTCTCCAAAGCTTTGGAAAGTACAGGGGAGGCTCTGTTGGGCAAGACTGTCATAACCAGGTTTCAACTGTGGAGCAAAGTTTGGAGAGCAACGACTCTACGGTCGTCTTGCTGTTATGTTATGGCGGCCGTGTTATATATGCTCTTATTTTCCCACCACTTTTAAtatcttattattatattacaaaTCTAAAAGTAgtttaaaattactttaaaaataattaaaaattttaattaacatgTACTTTTTAACGAGGGAGAATTTTTTAGGAAATACTAGGTTATGAgtatttcttttaattgatGAGTGACTTAAAtaaattgtgtttttcttattGGGAAAATCGAGGGGTAAAAAATTAAGGTGACAGTAGCATCAATCTAAAATTTCTTTCTTGCTATATTTCTTCTGGATTTTAAGTTGCAGACGAACATTTGAAAGAATAGGTAAAACGAGAGGCCATGGAAGAATTAAAAACACTAAATCTAAATATTTGTTCTCTTTAAGAAGTTCCGCACGCCGACAAAACCATATGAACAGAAAAACAATGGCCACTGAAATATGAGCCAGAAAATGGAGTATATggatacatatatatgcattgTAAGAACCATTACATACAGGATTACAAAATTTCACTACATACTACATTTATATCACTCCAACAATTTACACCTGCCAATATCTTAAAAATGATTATACGCGGAAGTAGATTGGAACTGCGCTTGCACGCTGCGCCGCAGCTGTCATTCTTGTATAAAGCATTTGCCTCACACTAGATTTCCGTCAATAGAGCTGAGCGACGTTTCAACAAATAGATTTTCATTTGGGGGGCGGAggaggggaggagagagagagaaagggggTCGTATAATACACATGAATCTTGAGTAAAGAGGAGAATACACCAAACTACAGAAAATTCCAGATTTCTGTAAGGAGCATCCACCACCACTCAAAGCCATTAACGGCGCTGGTGAAGAGCTATAGTAGAATAATTCCCTTTAAGAATCACTCCAACTatcctcatcatcttcatcgcTTCCTGTCAATGCCTGTAACGAAATTCTCATggtattaaatttattaactGACAAGGaaatattgagagagagagagagataaatagATAGAGACCTGGCGAATCGCATTTGCTTTCTCTAAGATGGCAGCAACCCTCAAGTTGGTTGTCGGACCCTGAATGCTGGGTCTTGTCACTGTTTGTCTTGTCACAGATGCAGGCTTCAAGTTGAAGGACTAAGGCAAGAAAATATTCACTCAATAATTTCCTACTTGAAAATAGATGGAACCCAGACCAAGAAATGGTGGGTGatgcaaaagcaaaaaatacaacaaaaattGGCAGCTCTAACCTTAGTTCTTATCTGTTGcaacaatgaatctctttcaTCTACCTTAGGTTCAACCTGAGGCCGAATTCGTTCAGTTACCTTTCTCAGCTGCAAAATGTCAACATGTTACAAAGGTATGTTGTAGAGCATATTCTGAAAGATAGACACCATAAAATGATAATCATTTACCTTGCTTTGGCCATGAGCAGTAACAGCATCAATCAGGGGATTTCTTGGACGAGGGAGCTTGCTAACTGGAATTCCATTGGACCTTCCAACTTCATAGTCTGACATTGCAGCAGAATTATTTGGAGACCATGTCGTTTCTCCCTCTGATGTTGTCAAACTATGCTGAGGCTGCTCATCTACCATTGTTGGTGCTGTCACAGATGTGGGAGGGGGTTTTCCGTGTTCCCATTCTGAATTTTTCAATGAATGTTCAAGTACCTTAGACTCTAAATCTGTTTCCAGTGTTAACTGCTGCAGAGGTAGGATAATTGCTCCATCAGAAGATTCAGGCTCATGTCTAAAAGTTGTACATTCAGTATGCGGTACCATGAATGGATTTGTACTAGACTGAACTTTTTCTCCTTCTAAAGCAAAGTGATTATGTCCAGACCTGTCATCAGATATCTCTGACGATGATAAAAATGGGTTTGGGAATTGCGCTCCCCCTAAATCAGGGAAACTGTATTGATAATTAGCATCATTAACTATGGCTGGTAAATGCAATGAATACGGGGCAGGGTGCACCACATTGCCCATCAAAGGTTCAGAAACATGTTGGGACTTCCCGTCTTCCACATATGTGAGAGGCAAAAATGGGTTCTGAGGCTGCAGCACCTCCCTCTGTGGTGCTGGTATATCAAATTGAGCTTTCTCATCAGCTTCTGATGGCTGTATTGGCAGGAATGAGGGTAGGGAGGGATGTTGCTTTCCTATCCTCCATTGCATAGGTGGTAGAGGTGGCAATGGTGGCATGTCCTCCAGATTGACCGCAGTTGCTTCAGGGACTAACCTAGGAAGGGTAGATTCTAATGGTTCCATTATTTGCTTTGTGACATCAACTTCCTGACCTGCTGATTCTGGTAAGACCACTGATGTTAAAGGTTGACTTGGGAGGTCTCGAGGACAAGATTCTGAGGAAGCATCCAAGCCTATGTCCTGATTGACGTTTTCTGTCGATGGTAACTCTTTGGATCTTTCCTCATCCATGTGATTTGGAGCCCCTATCTGTGCAGATTGAAGACTTGATGAGTTAGTACTTGCTCGATCTTCTTGCAAACATTCCACATCAAGTTGATCAGATTGGAACACCAGCGACTGCTCTAAGGCAGCTTCTGGCCGATCTGCTCCATCTCTTGGCAAATATTCCATATCAACTTGATTAGCTTGCAACTCcaatgatttttctgaacTAGTTTCAGGCTCTGGGAGGTGGCACGTGGGTGAAGATACAACATCTTCCTTGTCACTCTGATCCAGAGATTGTGATTCGGACTCTGGATGGCTCATTTCTAAAGATGTTGAGGCTGTGGTCACATCATGGACAGCTAAACTGTTTTCAGACTGTTGATCGGGGGAAAAATTATGACCATTATCAGATATTTTTGAACTGGAATGGTCATAAGTAGTTGATTTGCTTGGGTTTGATTCTGCGGTGACATCACAGACAGCCAAACTGTTCTCAGTCAGTTCATCCAGATGACCACCATTGGTAGAACTGGAAAGGTCATAAGCAACTGATTTGCTTGAGTTTGATTCTGAATCCAGAGAAACAACTTCTTTTTTACTTGCTTCCTTTTGCACTTctgagtatgtgacaaattcTGGAAAAACTACCTCATCCAATTCCGATTCTTTCTCTTGGGAATCCCCAAATCCAGGAAGAGATTCAtgcaaatttataaaattccttggtggagaagaaattgcatTTGGAGACGAATGACTAACATCATTGACATGATCATCAGGTTGGGCAACAGCAGTATAGGGCACAGCCACAGTTTCTACATGAAGTGTTTCAGGTACCACATCATCTGACTTTGCATGATCCTCATGGCCTGGATAAGTGAGACAGTTAGATGGCAGTTCCACAGAAACTGTATCGCCACCCTCCACATCAGCACCACTGGTGACTAACCGTAACTCCTCACCATCCATGGTCCTAGATGTCTCTTCGACATCGATTTTCTGCTTATAATGTGGAGCAACCGCTTCTGCTGAGATGGATtcaagttggggaacatcctcACTTAAATCAGAGATTTGCTGCTCTAATAGGCCATGTGTCTGCGGGGCATCCTGCTGCTCTATTAGGACATGTGTCTGCGGGGCATCCTGCTGCTCTATTAGGACATGTGTCTGCTGGGCATCCTGCTGCTCTATTAGACCATGTGTCTGTGGAGCATCCTGCTGCTCTATTAGGACATGTGTCTGCGGGGCATCCTGCTGCTCTATTAGGACATGTGTCTGCGGGGCATCCTGCTGCTCTATTAGGACATGTGTCTGCTGGGCATCCTGCTGCTCTATTATGCCATGTGTCTGTGGAGCATCCTGCTGCTCCAGTAGGCCATGTGTTTGTGGAGCATCTACTACAGGACATAACTCTTCTGTGCTCCATGCAGCATCCACAACAAATGGTATAACTTCAGAATTGACTGCAGTTGGTGTGACAGGATCATCAAGTTTGGAAGCCATGTTATCAGGATTTATAATATCTCTATAATAAGGCCGTACCATATTACCTGAAGGTGTTTGTACTTCTGGCAGTGCTGAGGAAGAGACCTGCTCTTCTGTGGGTGAAATACTTAAAAATGGTGAATCACTCTTTCTTCTGGCGAAGCTTTCTATAGAATCTTCATTAGCACACTGGGTCTGAGACATTTCATTCACAGCATTATTTCCAATTTGATCTTCAGAAGAAAGCTCTTCAACATCTGACAAATGCAGCAAAGCATCAGAACTGACACCTAAATCTTCATCATCTGATTCATCAACAGGATGGCTTGAAGAAGTATTTGTGAATTCATCCTTATTCTGGGAGGAATCGTTAGGGACAACAGCCAGAGAATCATCCAGATGTGTCCCATTTTCATTGATGTCTAATGATTTATAACCAACGTTAATTTCATCAGAGGGTGTTTCATCTAACACAAGTCCCGCCAATGATACCACTTGTGAGTTTGCCCCAGGGTCTGAATGTTGTAGTGTAGGACTTGTTTCCCTAACAAATGCACTGCAAGATGTATCTCCACTATCAGGAAGTACTTCTTCCTTAATGCATGCATTTTGAGACACCACATGCTCCTTCAATGTG
Protein-coding regions in this window:
- the LOC18773969 gene encoding protein SCAR2 isoform X2, encoding MPLTRYQIRNEYGLADPELYGAADRDDPEALLEGVAMAGLVGVLRQLGDLAEFAAEIFHDLHEEVMATATRGHGLVVRVQQLEADFPSIEKAFLSQTNHSSFFSNSGVDWHPNLRSEQNMITRGDLPRFVMDTYEECRGPPRLFLLDKFDVAGDGACLKRYTDPSFFKVEPASSIATVEMQREKKIRKVKKKGSRWRNGETPEAALTSHAKLHELFLEERIENGHSDPARLVKLKKRHLNGSAVDSKTGKSYMEKFLETPSPERKLVCETSVTPPLLRLTSDNTGEPELRILDISIVSPAAMSPETKSTSSSPNSQEAILELSVDGFNGEAYDEEVAKGSEPNSDVETNKSYSNLQKVAVDKRLAGDGEHKTGGSVEGSTPSSSDDMTSEVDNYMDALATMDSEMETDNEYKPKNNVRFLNVEKYGTDSDANEEEHLDLPTRFPDSQSIGNSSASDDGKNSFEKDRASISHSDTLSNLVQSTPSECNGAAKEFPSTETCGADNFEMSSDQNSEIAESLEATLKEHVVSQNACIKEEVLPDSGDTSCSAFVRETSPTLQHSDPGANSQVVSLAGLVLDETPSDEINVGYKSLDINENGTHLDDSLAVVPNDSSQNKDEFTNTSSSHPVDESDDEDLGVSSDALLHLSDVEELSSEDQIGNNAVNEMSQTQCANEDSIESFARRKSDSPFLSISPTEEQVSSSALPEVQTPSVNSEVIPFVVDAAWSTEELCPVVDAPQTHGLLEQQDAPQTHGIIEQQDAQQTHVLIEQQDAPQTHVLIEQQDAPQTHVLIEQQDAPQTHGLIEQQDAQQTHVLIEQQDAPQTHVLIEQQDAPQTHGLLEQQISDLSEDVPQLESISAEAVAPHYKQKIDVEETSRTMDGEELRLVTSGADVEGGDTVSVELPSNCLTYPGHEDHAKSDDVVPETLHVETVAVPYTAVAQPDDHVNDVSHSSPNAISSPPRNFINLHESLPGFGDSQEKESELDEVVFPEFVTYSEVQKEASKKEVVSLDSESNSSKSVAYDLSSSTNGGHLDELTENSLAVCDVTAESNPSKSTTYDHSSSKISDNGHNFSPDQQSENSLAVHDVTTASTSLEMSHPESESQSLDQSDKEDVVSSPTCHLPEPETSSEKSLELQANQVDMEYLPRDGADRPEAALEQSLVFQSDQLDVECLQEDRASTNSSSLQSAQIGAPNHMDEERSKELPSTENVNQDIGLDASSESCPRDLPSQPLTSVVLPESAGQEVDVTKQIMEPLESTLPRLVPEATAVNLEDMPPLPPLPPMQWRIGKQHPSLPSFLPIQPSEADEKAQFDIPAPQREVLQPQNPFLPLTYVEDGKSQHVSEPLMGNVVHPAPYSLHLPAIVNDANYQYSFPDLGGAQFPNPFLSSSEISDDRSGHNHFALEGEKVQSSTNPFMVPHTECTTFRHEPESSDGAIILPLQQLTLETDLESKVLEHSLKNSEWEHGKPPPTSVTAPTMVDEQPQHSLTTSEGETTWSPNNSAAMSDYEVGRSNGIPVSKLPRPRNPLIDAVTAHGQSKLRKVTERIRPQVEPKVDERDSLLQQIRTKSFNLKPASVTRQTVTRPSIQGPTTNLRVAAILEKANAIRQALTGSDEDDEDSWSDS